The proteins below are encoded in one region of Fibrella aestuarina BUZ 2:
- a CDS encoding 5'-methylthioadenosine/adenosylhomocysteine nucleosidase, whose protein sequence is MNRVLIRVFALWLCLALTHLVQAQLYKPRPVTALLGAFEPELRLVRQSLRHPKTQVINGITFTTGRLGRQRVVVAETGIGKVNAAAATAFVLAYFRPSRVLFTGIAGGVNPDLQPGDIVVGRQVAHHDYGWVTMSVPPRPVRQTRNGITKQDNPLYFRADSMLLQRTQAAARTITFEPIPVTNRPPTLVVGTIVTGDVFVSSEEKVAELRRDFGADATEMEGAAVAQICFQEQVPCLVIRSLSDKANSNARTDMQRFLDIAARNSAKLVMTLVEGL, encoded by the coding sequence GTATAAACCCCGGCCCGTCACGGCCTTGCTGGGGGCGTTCGAGCCGGAATTACGCCTCGTCAGGCAATCGCTCAGGCACCCGAAAACGCAGGTGATCAATGGCATTACGTTCACGACCGGGCGGTTGGGGCGGCAGCGCGTAGTGGTGGCCGAAACGGGCATCGGCAAAGTCAATGCCGCTGCCGCGACCGCCTTTGTGCTTGCCTATTTCCGGCCCAGCCGGGTCTTGTTCACGGGTATTGCGGGCGGCGTAAACCCCGACCTGCAACCGGGTGATATTGTCGTCGGTCGGCAGGTAGCTCACCACGATTATGGCTGGGTGACCATGAGCGTGCCCCCGCGCCCGGTCCGGCAAACGCGCAACGGTATCACCAAACAGGACAACCCGCTTTATTTCCGGGCCGACTCGATGTTGCTGCAACGTACCCAGGCCGCGGCCCGAACCATCACCTTTGAGCCCATTCCCGTCACCAACCGCCCGCCGACGCTCGTGGTCGGGACCATCGTGACGGGCGATGTATTCGTATCGTCGGAGGAAAAGGTAGCGGAGCTCCGGCGCGATTTTGGGGCCGACGCTACCGAGATGGAAGGGGCGGCGGTGGCGCAGATCTGCTTTCAGGAGCAGGTGCCCTGCCTGGTCATTCGCAGCCTAAGCGACAAAGCCAACAGCAACGCCCGCACCGATATGCAGCGGTTTCTCGACATTGCCGCCCGCAATTCGGCTAAGCTGGTCATGACCCTGGTCGAGGGCTTATAA
- a CDS encoding hybrid sensor histidine kinase/response regulator transcription factor → MKSRRRGVGLVGGMLLLLLRQQATAQTDVKHFSNLSIEEGLSQSSVYTITQDNKGFMWFGTRNGLNRYDSRHVVVYQPRNGVPNSVPSNIINSLLLDKRGQLWVGSSKGVARYRPQQDDFERVTPRIVATGTLADSTVNTLFQDRQQRIWVGTPRGLFRLQTTDPTRCDRLADLTQRHRDLNHQNIRTLFQDRQQTIWVGTSAGLTRLVPTPSGRFDLTNFFLNPADSIYHNTSNGINAIAEDRFGRLWIGTERNGIALFDKTRGKVISWNPAAGLDLSTQTVRTMLPDGQGNFWIGTMTGLHIIAQDGSRFSTHQNQPIDPSSLSDNSVRSLFRDRDGSFWVGTYYGGVGMYSPLARQFGAYRPVDGQGRTPFKISGPMLAASKPNQRWLGTEDKGLFLLNADKTIAHHYRHDPKVSQSLTNDKVKCLLADGPNGLWVGTLKGLNYIDLRRQTVTRYLHEPHNPRSLPDDHIYDLKRDAQGNLWIATYFAGLCQFDERTRTFISLKNEPNRLTSLSSDNTTNLLIDSRQQLWVCTIHGLNRKLTGQNAFVRYNQRNDDSTSLSSNHVICLLEDRQHRMWVGTRGGGLNLLLPDQRSFRRFTTAQGLPSNTVFGIEEDNRGRLWISTDKGLAQFDPHKGRFIAYDRHDGLICKEFTPNSTYRDERGNLYFGGYNGIVTFHPDSIRRNTKAPRLAFTQLRLFNQPVTGQPSGVTDDLNLESDKGLTFTYQQNVFSLDFAAFNYINSPKNRYAYQLVGFDKGWNYVSEPQAMYMNLPAGDYVLRVKGTNNDDVWTGKPLEMAIAVLPPPWKTGWAYAFYVLTFLGLLKLWSGFNRNRLQLAHDLQAEHDEKTRQQELHQIKLNFFTEIAHEIRTPLTLVMAPIEVLAAQYATDTVAQKQLSIMRNSTDRLLRLLNQLLDFRKHETGNIALRPQRVDLVQFLRTITDSFVEHARTHRITLLNEAEVAVLPAWVDGGELEKVVYNLLVNAFKFTPTGGTVSVRLQQDFTLPNGAENAIILIEDTGQGISAGDIDHVFNQFYQVNQPKTRDSGFGLGLALSKHIVEQHGGTINVESRQATPQQPGFTRFTIALPLHVPRHVPESVPPAPVFEPAPVMIPAPMPQPVVVSSDRPMLLLVEDQDDIRVYMRHLFSEQYQVIEATNGAEGLEKAARLLPDLVIADVAMPIMDGFALTHRLKSDPRTSHIPVIILTAKDTVDNQLTGLETGADDYLTKPFHPLLLQARVSNLLSLREQLKTKYNRLVTLQPQAQELDHPDAKFLNQLMLVLDRHLADPDFNVTRLVSEIGMSRPVLFRKVKMLTGLSVIDLLRTTRLKKAELLLKQRKASVSEVAFAVGFSDPKYFSRAFRAQFGMTPTEYGTQPAEALVDT, encoded by the coding sequence ATGAAAAGCAGGAGACGGGGTGTCGGGTTGGTAGGAGGTATGCTGTTGCTCCTGTTGAGGCAGCAGGCGACCGCACAGACGGACGTAAAGCATTTCAGCAACCTCAGCATCGAAGAAGGCCTGTCGCAAAGCAGCGTGTATACCATCACGCAGGACAACAAGGGGTTCATGTGGTTTGGTACCCGCAATGGCCTGAACCGCTACGACTCCCGGCACGTGGTGGTGTATCAGCCGCGCAATGGTGTGCCCAACAGCGTGCCTTCCAACATCATCAACAGCCTCTTGCTCGACAAACGGGGCCAACTCTGGGTGGGTAGCTCAAAAGGCGTTGCCCGCTACCGGCCACAGCAGGATGATTTCGAACGGGTGACGCCACGGATTGTCGCCACCGGCACGCTGGCCGATTCGACCGTCAATACTCTGTTTCAGGATCGTCAGCAGCGTATTTGGGTGGGCACCCCACGTGGCCTCTTTCGGCTACAGACCACCGACCCTACTCGCTGCGACCGCCTGGCCGACCTGACTCAGCGACACCGCGACCTGAATCACCAAAACATCCGCACGCTGTTTCAGGACCGGCAACAGACCATCTGGGTAGGTACGTCGGCGGGGCTGACCCGGCTTGTTCCCACGCCGTCGGGCCGGTTTGATTTGACCAATTTTTTTCTGAACCCCGCCGATTCCATCTACCACAACACCTCCAACGGCATCAACGCCATTGCTGAAGACCGGTTTGGACGGCTCTGGATTGGCACCGAGCGAAATGGCATTGCGCTGTTCGATAAAACGCGGGGTAAAGTGATCTCGTGGAACCCTGCGGCTGGGCTGGACCTGAGCACGCAGACTGTACGGACGATGTTGCCCGACGGCCAGGGGAATTTCTGGATAGGCACCATGACGGGCCTCCACATCATTGCGCAGGATGGCAGCCGGTTTTCGACGCACCAGAACCAGCCCATCGATCCCAGCTCGCTAAGCGACAATTCGGTGCGGTCGTTGTTTCGGGATCGCGACGGGTCGTTCTGGGTGGGTACGTACTACGGTGGCGTGGGCATGTATAGCCCGTTGGCCCGGCAGTTTGGTGCCTACCGGCCCGTCGATGGACAGGGACGAACGCCGTTTAAAATTTCGGGGCCGATGCTGGCCGCCAGCAAGCCGAATCAGCGTTGGCTTGGTACCGAAGACAAAGGCCTTTTTTTGCTGAACGCCGACAAAACCATCGCCCACCATTACCGGCACGATCCGAAGGTAAGCCAGTCGCTGACCAACGATAAAGTGAAATGCCTGCTCGCCGATGGCCCCAATGGCCTGTGGGTGGGTACGTTGAAAGGTCTGAACTACATTGACCTGCGCCGCCAGACCGTCACGCGTTACCTGCACGAACCGCACAACCCCCGCTCGCTGCCCGACGACCATATCTACGACCTGAAACGCGATGCCCAGGGGAACCTCTGGATCGCCACTTATTTTGCCGGGCTCTGCCAGTTTGACGAACGAACCAGAACCTTTATCTCGCTAAAAAATGAGCCCAACCGGCTTACTTCGCTCAGTTCTGACAATACCACCAACCTGTTGATCGACAGCCGTCAGCAGCTCTGGGTCTGCACCATTCACGGCCTGAACCGGAAGCTGACCGGCCAGAACGCTTTCGTCCGTTACAACCAGCGAAACGACGATAGCACGTCGCTGAGCAGCAACCACGTGATCTGCCTGCTGGAAGACCGGCAACACCGGATGTGGGTCGGCACGCGGGGTGGGGGATTGAACCTGCTGCTCCCCGATCAACGCTCGTTCCGGCGGTTTACCACGGCGCAGGGGCTACCCAGCAACACCGTCTTTGGTATCGAAGAAGACAACCGGGGTCGCCTCTGGATCAGCACCGACAAAGGGCTGGCCCAGTTTGACCCTCACAAAGGCCGGTTCATTGCCTATGACCGCCACGATGGTCTGATCTGCAAGGAGTTTACGCCCAACTCGACCTATCGGGACGAGCGCGGTAACCTGTATTTTGGCGGCTATAACGGCATCGTCACGTTTCACCCCGACAGCATCCGGCGTAACACAAAAGCTCCTAGACTGGCGTTTACGCAGTTGCGGTTGTTCAATCAGCCCGTCACGGGCCAGCCATCGGGCGTAACCGACGACCTGAATCTGGAGTCGGATAAGGGCTTGACGTTTACGTACCAGCAGAATGTGTTCTCGCTGGATTTTGCCGCGTTCAACTACATCAATTCACCCAAAAACCGGTACGCCTATCAACTGGTGGGTTTCGACAAAGGCTGGAACTACGTCAGCGAACCGCAGGCGATGTACATGAATCTACCGGCGGGCGACTACGTGCTGCGGGTGAAAGGCACCAACAACGACGACGTATGGACAGGCAAACCGCTGGAAATGGCCATCGCGGTGCTGCCACCGCCCTGGAAAACGGGTTGGGCGTACGCGTTTTACGTGTTGACGTTTCTGGGGCTGCTGAAACTCTGGTCGGGGTTTAACCGGAATCGCCTGCAACTGGCCCACGACCTGCAAGCCGAGCATGACGAGAAGACGCGGCAGCAGGAACTGCACCAGATCAAGCTGAATTTCTTTACCGAAATCGCCCACGAGATCCGGACGCCCCTTACGCTGGTGATGGCCCCAATCGAGGTGCTGGCCGCTCAATACGCCACGGATACCGTCGCTCAGAAGCAGTTGTCAATCATGCGAAACAGCACCGACCGGCTGCTGCGGCTGCTCAATCAACTGCTTGATTTTCGGAAGCACGAGACCGGCAACATCGCCCTGCGACCGCAACGCGTCGATCTGGTTCAGTTTCTGCGCACCATCACCGATTCGTTTGTCGAACATGCCCGCACGCACCGCATCACGCTACTGAACGAAGCCGAAGTGGCCGTTCTGCCCGCCTGGGTCGATGGAGGCGAATTGGAAAAGGTCGTCTATAACCTCTTGGTGAATGCCTTCAAATTTACCCCAACGGGCGGAACGGTGTCGGTGCGGTTACAGCAGGACTTTACGCTGCCCAACGGAGCGGAAAACGCGATTATCCTTATCGAAGACACCGGACAGGGTATTTCGGCGGGCGATATCGACCACGTATTCAACCAGTTCTACCAGGTCAACCAGCCCAAAACGCGCGATTCTGGCTTTGGGCTGGGGCTGGCGTTAAGCAAGCACATCGTGGAGCAGCACGGCGGAACGATCAACGTGGAGAGCCGCCAGGCAACGCCTCAACAGCCGGGCTTTACGCGCTTTACCATTGCCCTGCCGCTCCACGTACCCCGGCACGTACCCGAGTCGGTGCCGCCCGCGCCGGTTTTTGAGCCCGCCCCCGTGATGATCCCCGCGCCGATGCCGCAGCCGGTCGTCGTCAGCAGCGATCGACCCATGTTGTTGCTCGTGGAGGATCAGGACGATATTCGGGTGTACATGCGGCATTTGTTCAGTGAGCAGTATCAGGTGATCGAAGCCACCAATGGGGCCGAGGGTTTGGAAAAAGCGGCGCGGTTGCTGCCCGACCTCGTCATTGCCGACGTGGCCATGCCGATCATGGACGGCTTCGCCCTGACGCACCGCCTTAAATCGGATCCGCGCACGAGCCACATTCCGGTGATTATCCTGACCGCCAAAGACACCGTCGATAACCAGCTGACGGGCCTGGAAACCGGCGCCGACGACTACCTCACCAAGCCCTTTCACCCGCTGCTGCTACAGGCTCGGGTGAGCAACCTGCTGTCGCTTCGGGAGCAACTGAAAACAAAATACAACCGGCTGGTAACGCTGCAACCGCAGGCGCAGGAACTCGACCACCCCGACGCTAAATTCCTGAATCAGCTGATGCTGGTGCTGGACCGCCACCTCGCCGACCCCGATTTTAACGTAACGAGGCTGGTGAGCGAAATCGGGATGAGCCGCCCGGTGCTGTTCCGCAAGGTGAAAATGCTGACGGGCCTGTCGGTGATCGATCTGCTACGGACCACCCGCTTGAAAAAGGCCGAACTGCTGCTGAAACAGCGGAAAGCGTCGGTGTCGGAAGTGGCCTTTGCCGTGGGGTTCAGCGACCCCAAATACTTCAGCCGGGCCTTCCGGGCGCAGTTCGGGATGACGCCCACCGAGTACGGCACCCAACCCGCCGAGGCGCTAGTCGACACGTAA
- a CDS encoding glycoside hydrolase family 88 protein, which translates to MTTLLRTTAFLLTILLTSAFLPTRLLKSLFEQAEQQTRLMLREVGTVTQPAGKPALVSPRTLTADGSLQAVPARDWTSGFFPGELWYLYEYTGKAEWADQARQFTARLESEKTNAGTHDMGFKLYCSYGNGYRLTRDPAYKTVLVEAARTLAKRFKPTAGIIRSWDHHKEQWQCPVIIDNMMNLELLFAATRLTGDSSFYKMAVSHAQMTLKNHYRPDNSSYHVVDYDTLTGQVLKKNTHQGFNDESAWARGQAWGLYGFTLCYRETKDPAFLKQAQAIARYMLDHPRMPADLVPYYDFDAPGIPNEPRDVSAAAIMASAFYELSTYVPGSAYRTKADQVITNLAKTYASPIRQNHGFLLLHSTGAKTFERDVPLIYADYYYLEALLRAKKLGEKKALF; encoded by the coding sequence ATGACAACCCTCCTGCGCACCACTGCTTTTCTGCTGACGATCCTGCTGACGTCGGCCTTCCTGCCCACCCGGCTTCTGAAATCCCTGTTTGAGCAGGCCGAGCAGCAAACCCGGCTCATGCTCCGCGAGGTAGGAACCGTCACCCAACCAGCCGGTAAGCCCGCGCTGGTGTCGCCCCGCACCCTCACCGCCGACGGTTCGCTACAGGCCGTACCCGCCCGCGACTGGACAAGCGGCTTCTTCCCCGGCGAATTGTGGTACCTCTATGAATACACGGGGAAAGCCGAGTGGGCCGATCAGGCACGGCAGTTCACGGCCCGGCTCGAAAGCGAAAAAACCAACGCCGGCACGCACGACATGGGCTTCAAGCTGTATTGCAGCTATGGCAACGGATACCGGCTCACGCGCGACCCGGCCTACAAGACGGTTCTTGTCGAGGCGGCCCGCACGCTGGCGAAGCGGTTCAAGCCGACGGCGGGCATCATCCGGTCGTGGGACCACCATAAAGAACAGTGGCAGTGCCCCGTCATTATCGACAACATGATGAACCTGGAACTGCTTTTCGCCGCCACCCGCCTCACGGGCGATTCGTCATTTTACAAGATGGCCGTCAGCCACGCCCAGATGACGCTGAAAAACCACTACCGGCCCGACAACAGCTCGTACCACGTCGTCGACTACGACACGCTGACCGGTCAGGTGCTGAAGAAAAACACGCATCAGGGTTTCAACGACGAGTCGGCCTGGGCGCGCGGGCAGGCCTGGGGGCTGTACGGCTTTACGCTCTGTTACCGCGAAACCAAAGATCCAGCCTTTCTGAAACAGGCCCAGGCCATCGCCCGCTACATGCTCGACCACCCCCGGATGCCCGCCGACCTGGTTCCGTATTATGATTTCGACGCGCCGGGTATCCCCAATGAACCCCGGGACGTATCGGCGGCGGCTATTATGGCGTCGGCCTTCTACGAACTGAGCACCTACGTACCTGGCTCAGCCTACCGCACCAAAGCCGATCAGGTTATCACGAATCTGGCGAAAACCTACGCCTCCCCTATTCGTCAGAACCACGGTTTTCTGCTGCTCCACAGCACAGGCGCCAAAACCTTCGAGCGTGACGTACCCCTCATTTATGCGGATTATTATTACCTCGAAGCCCTGTTGCGGGCCAAAAAATTAGGCGAGAAGAAAGCGCTGTTTTAA
- a CDS encoding SusC/RagA family TonB-linked outer membrane protein, with translation MQKTVFSIRLRPTTCCWLVLALMGGVAVGQTVPPGRASANTTQQVAAYRFSGRVLDEKNSGLPGATVVLKSDTRTGTTTDVEGKFTINVPTGGGTLVVSAIGYLTKEIAITSETTLDVAMAPDTKQLNEVVVVGYGTQKKENLTGAVAAITIDDKIASRSLANVSSGLSGLIPGLSVQQSTGQAGRSGAALVIRGLGTVNNSGPLIVVDGLPDVDINRIDMNDVASISVLKDAASASVYGSRAANGVVLITTKNGSGNKKPQISYSGTYGLSQPTNFYNYFDDYARSLTMHLRASGAGASSTTFRYGTVDDWLSKSLIDPINYPSTNWWDVVLRDHGRIQTHNLSASGGNDRANFYLSAGIYDELGLLINHDYKRYNTRFNLDYKLSDQIKVGIRMDGQWSKQTFANSEGLITYTGTAGYDIRYAVAGILPQNPVTGQYGGAMAYGEDALAYNMLAAMNINHNNRDRQEVNANLYGEWTPIAGLTVRGDYGLRYYNQFTKSYSDPTDVFNFQTNQLSRTLISPSAGISNAINSGYKTLLQGRITYNRTLFGNHQLSLLGAYTEEYWFNRNLSASRLERINPLLSEIDAALTTTQTAGGNSDAEGLRSGIGRINYVINDKYLFEANARYDGSSKFLPGFQYGFFPSASVGWRFSEEPFFKPLSAVVSSAKLRASIGKLGNNSGVGRYEQRDIFNLTNYILNGKIVKGFSSAKIINEDFSWEETNVTNVGLDLVFFGGRLTTDIDFYNKLTSGMIRPSSLSTLLSGYNAPRVNIGKLRNTGMELNITYRAKVRDANVGATLNMAFNKNKLLEWNEFLSKGFTYLNLPYHFAYSRVSTGIAQSWEDIANAPYQGQYFSPGDVLYKDINGDGQVNDEDRVAQPQFNRDQPIGTYGLNLFGNWRGFDVSVLWQGATGRKDYWLEPFNQVNIPSARNAFQDFLWNDTWSLDNRSASLPRLLTGSGGNNQAESTFWLDDFSYVRLKNVQFGYNIPAKYVGRLGVSKLRIYGTAENLLTFTKYRGVDPEKSTSVSGADNNDDPFPLLKSYSFGLNLSF, from the coding sequence ATGCAAAAAACTGTATTCTCGATTCGCCTGCGACCCACAACCTGCTGCTGGCTGGTGCTGGCCCTGATGGGCGGCGTGGCGGTTGGGCAGACCGTACCGCCTGGTCGGGCGTCGGCCAACACCACGCAGCAAGTGGCTGCCTACCGATTCAGCGGCCGGGTACTGGATGAAAAAAACAGTGGCCTGCCCGGCGCCACGGTGGTATTGAAGAGCGATACCCGCACCGGAACCACCACCGACGTAGAGGGTAAATTCACCATCAACGTACCCACGGGCGGCGGAACCCTGGTGGTGTCGGCCATTGGGTACCTCACGAAGGAAATCGCCATCACCAGCGAAACGACGCTCGACGTAGCGATGGCCCCCGACACCAAGCAGTTGAACGAAGTGGTGGTGGTGGGCTACGGCACCCAGAAAAAAGAAAACCTGACGGGCGCGGTGGCGGCCATTACCATCGACGATAAGATCGCCAGCCGGTCGCTGGCCAACGTATCATCGGGGCTGTCGGGCCTGATTCCGGGGCTATCGGTGCAGCAATCGACGGGGCAGGCGGGCCGTAGCGGGGCCGCGCTGGTGATTCGGGGGCTGGGAACGGTCAACAACTCGGGGCCGCTCATCGTGGTGGATGGCCTGCCCGACGTCGACATCAACCGGATCGACATGAACGACGTGGCCAGCATTTCGGTGCTGAAAGATGCGGCGTCGGCTTCAGTCTATGGCTCGCGGGCGGCCAACGGGGTCGTGCTGATTACGACCAAAAACGGGTCGGGCAATAAGAAACCGCAAATCAGCTACTCAGGTACGTATGGGCTGTCGCAGCCAACCAACTTCTACAATTATTTCGATGACTATGCCCGCTCGCTGACTATGCACCTGCGGGCGTCGGGTGCGGGCGCTTCGTCGACGACCTTCCGCTACGGAACGGTCGACGACTGGCTGTCGAAAAGCCTGATCGACCCCATCAACTATCCCAGTACCAACTGGTGGGACGTGGTACTGCGCGATCATGGCCGCATTCAGACGCACAACCTGTCGGCGTCGGGCGGTAACGACCGGGCCAATTTCTACCTCTCGGCGGGCATATACGACGAACTGGGGCTGCTGATCAACCACGATTACAAACGCTACAACACCCGATTCAACCTCGACTACAAACTGAGCGACCAGATCAAAGTGGGCATTCGGATGGATGGACAATGGTCGAAACAGACGTTTGCCAACTCGGAAGGCCTGATCACCTACACCGGCACCGCCGGGTATGATATCCGGTATGCCGTGGCGGGGATTCTGCCGCAAAACCCCGTTACAGGCCAGTACGGTGGGGCAATGGCCTACGGCGAAGATGCGCTGGCCTACAATATGCTGGCGGCCATGAACATCAACCACAACAACCGCGACCGGCAGGAAGTGAACGCCAACCTCTATGGTGAATGGACGCCGATCGCCGGCCTGACCGTTCGGGGGGATTACGGGTTGCGCTATTACAACCAGTTCACTAAGAGCTACTCCGATCCGACGGACGTGTTCAACTTCCAGACCAACCAGCTGTCGCGCACCTTGATCTCGCCCAGCGCGGGTATCAGCAATGCAATCAACTCGGGCTACAAAACGCTGTTGCAGGGCCGGATCACGTATAACCGCACGCTGTTCGGCAATCATCAGCTGTCGCTACTGGGTGCGTACACCGAAGAATACTGGTTTAACCGCAACCTGTCGGCGAGTCGGCTGGAGCGCATCAACCCGCTGCTGAGCGAAATCGACGCGGCCCTCACCACCACCCAAACGGCGGGCGGTAACTCCGATGCCGAGGGGCTGCGGTCGGGCATTGGCCGGATCAACTACGTCATTAACGACAAGTACCTGTTTGAAGCCAACGCCCGCTACGACGGATCGAGCAAGTTTCTGCCAGGCTTCCAGTACGGCTTCTTCCCCTCGGCCTCGGTGGGCTGGCGTTTCTCGGAGGAACCGTTTTTCAAACCGCTGAGCGCGGTGGTATCGTCGGCCAAACTGCGGGCGTCGATCGGAAAACTGGGCAACAACTCGGGCGTGGGCCGCTACGAACAGCGCGACATCTTCAACCTGACCAACTACATCCTGAACGGCAAAATCGTGAAGGGGTTCAGCTCGGCGAAGATCATCAACGAAGATTTCTCGTGGGAAGAAACCAACGTGACCAACGTGGGCCTTGATCTGGTTTTCTTCGGCGGCCGCCTCACCACCGACATCGATTTCTATAATAAGCTGACTTCGGGCATGATCCGGCCGTCGTCGCTATCGACCCTGCTGTCGGGCTACAACGCTCCCCGCGTCAACATCGGCAAGCTGCGCAATACGGGGATGGAACTGAACATCACTTACCGGGCCAAAGTGCGCGACGCCAACGTGGGGGCTACGCTGAACATGGCGTTCAACAAGAATAAGCTATTGGAGTGGAATGAGTTCCTGAGCAAAGGCTTTACGTACCTGAACCTGCCCTACCACTTTGCCTACAGCCGCGTATCCACGGGTATTGCCCAGAGCTGGGAAGATATTGCCAATGCGCCGTATCAGGGCCAGTACTTCTCGCCCGGCGACGTGCTCTACAAAGACATCAACGGCGATGGGCAGGTGAACGACGAAGACCGCGTGGCACAGCCGCAGTTCAACCGCGATCAGCCCATTGGCACCTACGGCCTCAACCTCTTCGGCAACTGGCGCGGGTTCGATGTGAGTGTGCTATGGCAGGGCGCTACGGGCCGGAAAGACTACTGGCTCGAACCCTTCAACCAGGTCAACATCCCCTCGGCCCGGAACGCTTTCCAGGATTTCCTCTGGAATGACACCTGGAGCCTCGATAACCGGTCGGCTTCGCTACCCCGCCTGCTGACGGGCTCGGGCGGCAACAACCAGGCGGAATCGACGTTCTGGCTGGACGATTTCAGCTACGTCCGGCTCAAAAACGTTCAGTTTGGCTACAACATCCCGGCCAAGTACGTGGGTCGCCTCGGGGTGAGCAAACTACGGATTTACGGCACGGCCGAAAACCTGCTGACGTTCACGAAATACCGGGGCGTCGATCCGGAGAAAAGCACCAGCGTATCGGGTGCCGACAACAACGATGACCCCTTCCCGCTGCTGAAATCCTACTCGTTTGGTCTGAACCTCAGCTTCTAA
- a CDS encoding RagB/SusD family nutrient uptake outer membrane protein produces MNRLHKLYILVGLVLMSAACTQDLLDQVPTTQLSADLFWKTTADAVAAVNGVYEANRTTFDRDYYFDGAGEFVHTRGTSNNQGSFSPSALGSNGNFGFLWGDCYRTINRANYVLGNIGQLRATVTAPTDIALLDRLVAETRFLRALNYFRLIDLWGDVPYFTNKLNGNAEAYTLARAPRAAVKDSILADLNYAASVLPEVYTGDNLGRASKLAAWAFSGKVNLFWASWMKNEGNAAEAQKHFTAAAADFKKIVDKNIPLFRNGDPGPADNPNYWHLFQYFNEYDPEIIFSVQFGGPLLSQGEELSRDFGNRNTGFGQVWLAPTFRLANRYQLTSTGDFAPPLVLSRTTTLTNSATNPKSYEGRDYRMRATMVWDGQKMVQLSTDGLTVLPDSLPFKFGNRDGVTAINYDGAPAGYVFRKWVRQTGGINRSDGPQDIYLMRLPDVWLMYAEAVNEISGPTPELFTLLNRIRRRGNLPALNAAKFASQTEFFKAIEQERIIELVGEGQRFFDIRRWKKAEEIWPAPSGQVLYDTQGTRVRDEFVNADLRTYQRYYIFQIPPSEIEVNSKITQNVPWL; encoded by the coding sequence ATGAATCGACTTCATAAGTTATACATACTGGTCGGTCTGGTACTGATGTCAGCGGCCTGTACGCAGGACCTGCTCGATCAGGTACCGACCACACAGCTCTCGGCCGACCTCTTCTGGAAAACCACCGCCGATGCCGTTGCTGCCGTCAATGGCGTTTACGAAGCCAACCGCACCACCTTCGACCGCGATTACTACTTCGACGGAGCCGGTGAGTTTGTGCACACCCGCGGCACCAGCAACAACCAGGGGTCGTTCAGCCCCAGCGCTTTGGGCTCCAACGGCAACTTTGGCTTTTTGTGGGGCGATTGCTACCGCACCATCAACCGGGCCAACTACGTGCTGGGCAATATCGGCCAGTTGCGCGCCACCGTGACGGCCCCCACCGACATCGCCCTGCTGGACCGGCTCGTGGCCGAAACCCGGTTTCTGCGCGCCCTCAACTATTTTCGGCTCATCGACCTGTGGGGCGACGTGCCCTATTTCACCAATAAACTGAACGGGAATGCCGAGGCTTACACGCTGGCCCGTGCCCCCCGTGCGGCGGTCAAAGACTCGATCCTGGCCGACCTCAACTACGCTGCCTCGGTGCTGCCCGAAGTCTACACGGGGGATAACCTCGGGCGGGCGTCGAAACTGGCGGCCTGGGCATTTAGCGGTAAGGTGAACCTGTTCTGGGCGTCGTGGATGAAGAACGAGGGCAACGCCGCCGAGGCGCAGAAGCACTTCACGGCCGCCGCTGCCGATTTCAAGAAGATCGTCGACAAGAACATTCCCCTCTTCCGCAATGGGGACCCCGGCCCGGCCGACAACCCCAATTACTGGCACCTGTTCCAGTATTTCAACGAGTATGACCCCGAAATCATCTTCTCGGTGCAGTTTGGCGGGCCGCTGCTGAGCCAGGGCGAGGAACTGTCGCGCGATTTTGGCAACCGCAACACGGGTTTTGGTCAGGTGTGGCTGGCGCCTACGTTCCGGCTGGCCAACCGCTACCAACTCACCAGTACCGGCGATTTTGCGCCCCCGCTAGTGTTGAGCCGCACCACCACACTGACCAACAGCGCCACCAATCCTAAATCCTACGAAGGACGCGACTACCGGATGCGGGCCACGATGGTCTGGGATGGCCAGAAAATGGTGCAACTCTCGACCGATGGCCTGACCGTGTTGCCCGACAGTCTGCCGTTTAAGTTTGGCAACCGCGACGGGGTAACTGCCATCAACTACGACGGCGCACCGGCTGGGTACGTGTTCCGCAAATGGGTACGGCAAACGGGCGGTATCAACCGCAGCGATGGCCCGCAGGACATCTACCTGATGCGCCTGCCCGACGTGTGGCTCATGTATGCCGAAGCGGTCAACGAGATCAGCGGCCCCACGCCCGAGCTGTTTACGCTTCTCAACCGCATTCGCCGCCGGGGGAACCTGCCCGCCCTCAACGCGGCCAAGTTTGCCTCGCAAACCGAGTTCTTTAAGGCCATTGAGCAGGAACGCATCATCGAACTGGTGGGCGAAGGGCAGCGCTTCTTCGACATCCGGCGCTGGAAAAAAGCTGAGGAAATCTGGCCTGCCCCGAGTGGGCAGGTGCTGTACGACACCCAGGGTACGCGTGTCCGCGACGAGTTTGTCAACGCCGACCTACGTACCTACCAGCGCTATTACATCTTCCAGATTCCGCCCAGCGAGATCGAAGTCAATTCTAAAATCACCCAGAATGTTCCCTGGCTCTAA